In one window of Desertifilum tharense IPPAS B-1220 DNA:
- the trpB gene encoding tryptophan synthase subunit beta has product MTQTPLHPSNTGAIQYPDALGRFGQFGGKYVPETLMPALSELEQAYAQYRRDPQFQEELQNLLKDYVGRPSPLYFAERLTAHYAKPDGTGPQIYLKREDLNHTGAHKINNALGQVLLAKRMGKQRIIAETGAGQHGVATATVCARFGLECIIYMGVHDMERQALNVFRMRLMGAEVRPVAAGTGTLKDATSEAIRDWVTNVETTHYILGSVAGPHPYPMLVRDFQAIIGQETRAQAQEKWGGLPDILLACVGGGSNAMGLFYEFVKDASVRLIGIEAAGEGVDTDKHAATLTKGRVGVLHGAMSYLLQDPEGQVIEPHSISAGLDYPGVGPEHSYLKDSGRAEYYSITDEEALTGFEQLSKLEGIIPALETAHAIAYLAQLCPQLTGSPRLVINCSGRGDKDVQTVAKYFNPA; this is encoded by the coding sequence GTGACCCAAACTCCCCTTCATCCCTCTAATACCGGAGCCATCCAATATCCTGATGCGTTAGGACGCTTTGGACAATTTGGCGGTAAATACGTCCCTGAGACGCTCATGCCAGCCCTGAGCGAGCTAGAGCAAGCCTACGCGCAATATCGCCGCGATCCGCAATTTCAAGAGGAACTCCAAAATTTACTCAAAGATTACGTGGGACGGCCAAGTCCCCTCTATTTTGCCGAACGCTTAACGGCTCACTATGCTAAACCCGATGGCACCGGCCCGCAAATTTATCTCAAACGAGAAGACTTAAACCACACGGGCGCGCATAAAATTAACAATGCCCTCGGTCAAGTGCTGTTAGCCAAGCGCATGGGCAAACAACGCATTATTGCCGAAACCGGGGCCGGACAGCATGGCGTAGCAACGGCGACGGTGTGCGCCCGTTTTGGTCTAGAGTGCATTATTTATATGGGCGTTCATGACATGGAACGCCAAGCCCTGAATGTTTTTCGGATGCGCTTGATGGGGGCGGAAGTTCGCCCTGTGGCAGCCGGGACGGGAACGCTCAAGGATGCGACCTCCGAAGCCATTCGCGACTGGGTAACCAATGTTGAAACCACGCATTACATTCTCGGTTCAGTGGCCGGGCCTCATCCTTACCCGATGCTGGTTCGCGATTTTCAAGCCATTATCGGTCAAGAAACTCGCGCCCAAGCTCAAGAAAAGTGGGGCGGTTTGCCCGATATTCTCCTGGCTTGCGTGGGGGGGGGTTCCAATGCAATGGGGCTATTTTATGAGTTTGTGAAGGATGCTTCGGTACGCCTGATTGGGATTGAAGCAGCAGGAGAAGGCGTCGATACGGATAAGCACGCGGCGACCCTCACGAAAGGGCGGGTTGGGGTGTTGCATGGGGCGATGAGTTACCTGTTGCAAGATCCTGAAGGTCAGGTGATCGAGCCTCATTCAATTAGCGCTGGCTTAGATTACCCTGGGGTGGGGCCGGAGCATAGCTATCTCAAGGACTCTGGACGCGCCGAATACTATAGCATTACCGATGAAGAGGCTTTAACCGGATTTGAGCAATTATCGAAGTTAGAAGGGATTATACCGGCTTTGGAAACGGCTCATGCGATCGCCTATTTAGCTCAACTGTGTCCTCAATTGACAGGTAGTCCGCGCCTTGTGATTAATTGTTCGGGACGCGGTGACAAAGATGTGCAAACGGTTGCTAAATATTTTAATCCGGCGTAA
- a CDS encoding response regulator transcription factor, protein MTEIDDLPSLRVLIVEDDPMMQLGLEQTLMEQPNLTLVGQAEDGYLGVEAALKLKPDLVVMDIGLPRLDGIAATQQIKQALPDVRVVMLTSHTTETEIIAALSSGADAYCIKGANVDRLLAAIAAAQEGATYLDPQIARKVIEHLKPPTPTSNIGQLSQRELEVLKLMVEGYSNPEIAAELYLSPNTVKTHVRGIMNKLAVDDRVQAAVVALRSGLV, encoded by the coding sequence ATGACTGAGATTGACGATTTGCCGTCCCTTCGGGTTTTGATTGTTGAAGATGACCCGATGATGCAATTAGGTTTAGAACAAACCTTGATGGAACAGCCTAACCTAACGCTCGTGGGACAAGCAGAGGATGGGTATTTAGGGGTAGAAGCGGCGCTGAAACTCAAACCCGATTTGGTGGTGATGGATATTGGTTTACCCCGGTTGGATGGGATCGCCGCTACTCAGCAAATTAAGCAAGCCCTCCCTGATGTGCGCGTGGTGATGCTGACTTCCCACACGACGGAAACGGAAATTATTGCGGCGCTTTCGAGTGGGGCTGATGCGTATTGTATTAAAGGGGCGAATGTAGACCGCTTGCTGGCTGCGATCGCGGCGGCTCAAGAAGGGGCAACTTATCTCGATCCGCAAATTGCTCGTAAAGTCATCGAACATCTAAAACCACCAACCCCAACGAGCAATATTGGTCAGCTTTCTCAGCGAGAATTAGAAGTTCTGAAGTTAATGGTGGAAGGATATAGCAATCCAGAAATTGCTGCCGAGCTTTATCTGAGTCCCAATACCGTGAAGACTCACGTTCGCGGGATTATGAATAAGCTAGCGGTGGATGACCGCGTACAAGCCGCTGTTGTAGCGCTTCGGAGCGGTTTGGTTTAA
- a CDS encoding DUF362 domain-containing protein translates to MKAATVSLCRANSYDDLVLRNALIQVLEPLGGISAFVKPGSRVLLKPNLLTGARPQKECVTRPEIVRCVAQLVLEAGGKPFLGDGPAFGSARGVAVANGYQPLLEELNLPVVEFSGKRYQTVSDTFNHLLLSKEAMEADVTINLPKVKSHVQLTMTLGVKNLFGCVPGKMKAWWHMEAGKDSGRFGEMLVETARAIAPDLTILDGIIGHEGKGPSGGEPRFLGILGAADNVFALDRAFLEILQVDPATVPTAAAASRLNLYPATVDFPLLTPTELQVSDWKLPEALVPIDFGMPRVIKSTFRHFYIRFIKEPLALYGRS, encoded by the coding sequence ATGAAAGCAGCGACGGTCAGCTTGTGTCGAGCAAATTCCTACGATGATTTAGTCTTGCGAAATGCTTTAATTCAAGTTTTGGAACCTTTGGGGGGAATATCTGCTTTTGTTAAACCCGGTTCCCGCGTTCTGCTCAAACCCAATCTTCTCACGGGTGCGCGTCCCCAGAAAGAATGCGTTACCCGTCCAGAAATTGTACGCTGCGTGGCTCAATTGGTTCTAGAAGCCGGGGGAAAGCCGTTTTTAGGTGATGGGCCGGCTTTTGGTAGCGCGCGGGGGGTGGCGGTGGCTAATGGCTATCAACCCCTATTAGAGGAATTGAATTTACCTGTAGTTGAGTTTAGCGGCAAGCGCTATCAAACCGTTAGCGATACGTTTAATCATCTGTTGCTGAGTAAAGAGGCGATGGAAGCCGATGTGACGATCAATTTACCCAAGGTGAAATCTCACGTCCAACTGACGATGACGTTGGGGGTGAAAAACCTGTTTGGCTGCGTTCCCGGTAAGATGAAGGCTTGGTGGCACATGGAAGCGGGAAAAGATAGCGGGCGGTTTGGCGAAATGTTGGTGGAAACTGCCAGAGCGATCGCGCCTGACTTAACTATTTTAGATGGAATTATCGGCCATGAAGGTAAAGGGCCTAGTGGTGGCGAACCTCGCTTTTTAGGCATTCTCGGCGCGGCGGATAATGTTTTTGCTCTAGATCGTGCCTTTTTAGAGATTCTACAGGTCGATCCGGCAACTGTGCCGACTGCGGCGGCCGCTTCTCGGCTCAATCTTTATCCAGCAACGGTTGATTTTCCTTTACTCACCCCCACAGAATTGCAAGTTTCAGACTGGAAGTTACCGGAAGCGTTAGTTCCTATTGATTTTGGGATGCCTAGGGTGATTAAGTCTACCTTCCGCCATTTTTATATTCGTTTTATCAAAGAACCCCTCGCCCTCTACGGTCGTTCTTAA
- a CDS encoding peptidoglycan-binding protein: protein MQLPTNTQSANSIALNKPTLSRGSKGNDVRELQRLLIHWGLGSYDIFIDGVFDEILEYSVKAYQRRVFLTEDGIVGSLTWQSLYTGAPVNMPELRRGHYGLATSKVQEVLQICGDYNGKIDGDFGWMTEQAVKAFQKRVGLVADGVVGNRTWHALSKIPREGC from the coding sequence ATGCAACTACCTACCAACACTCAATCTGCTAACTCAATTGCTCTGAATAAACCCACCCTAAGTCGGGGTTCTAAAGGTAATGATGTTCGCGAACTTCAACGCCTGCTTATTCATTGGGGATTGGGTTCTTATGACATCTTTATCGATGGCGTTTTTGATGAAATTTTAGAGTATAGTGTCAAAGCCTATCAACGCCGCGTCTTCTTAACAGAAGATGGTATTGTCGGTTCATTAACCTGGCAATCCCTCTATACAGGCGCACCCGTCAATATGCCTGAACTGCGTCGCGGTCATTATGGACTAGCAACGAGCAAAGTGCAAGAAGTTTTACAAATTTGCGGCGATTATAATGGCAAAATTGACGGTGATTTTGGTTGGATGACTGAGCAAGCCGTCAAAGCTTTTCAAAAGCGAGTTGGCTTAGTCGCTGATGGAGTTGTCGGGAACAGAACTTGGCACGCCTTAAGCAAAATCCCGCGCGAAGGTTGCTAA
- a CDS encoding ribonuclease H-like domain-containing protein, with protein sequence MSQENFQVCDRDLSPELLERYQKCDRLAIDTETMGLLPIRDRLCLVQLCDEQGFVCAIRIARGQTDAPNLKRLLESEQVLKIFHFARFDVAMLRHHLNITVNPIFCTKIASKLARTYTNRHGLKDLVNELEQIELDKTAQSSDWGNAANLSEQQLSYAANDVRYLINVQQKLVKMLEREERLELAHQCFNSLPVIVSLDLLQYQGVFEH encoded by the coding sequence ATGAGCCAAGAGAATTTTCAGGTTTGCGATCGCGATCTTTCCCCAGAGTTGTTAGAACGCTATCAAAAGTGCGATCGCCTTGCCATCGATACTGAGACAATGGGATTGCTACCGATTCGCGATCGCCTTTGTCTAGTACAACTGTGCGACGAACAAGGCTTTGTCTGTGCGATCCGCATCGCCAGAGGACAAACTGACGCCCCCAACCTCAAGCGCCTTCTAGAATCAGAACAAGTTCTAAAAATCTTTCACTTTGCTCGGTTTGACGTAGCCATGTTGCGCCACCACCTAAACATTACTGTCAATCCCATCTTTTGCACAAAAATTGCTAGCAAACTCGCCAGAACCTACACCAACCGCCACGGCTTAAAAGATTTAGTCAACGAACTCGAACAGATAGAACTCGACAAAACCGCCCAAAGTTCCGACTGGGGAAACGCTGCAAATCTCTCAGAACAGCAATTAAGCTACGCCGCCAACGATGTCAGGTATTTAATAAACGTTCAGCAAAAGTTAGTGAAAATGCTAGAACGCGAAGAACGCCTAGAACTCGCCCATCAATGTTTTAACAGCCTACCCGTCATCGTTTCCCTTGATTTGCTGCAATATCAGGGCGTGTTTGAACACTAA
- a CDS encoding ComF family protein, with protein MSLAELKRMSIGGWLSIGKAWSGLFLKSSCPLCDRPAEGQLCAACLKSLRRCQLADPQRLWQAELPVFAWGTYGGLLKRAIAVLKYENQPQLARVLGTELAQAWLDSGISYPRGTGVIPIPLHETKLKQRGYNQAQLLAERFCEISGLRLYSSGLKRVRQTQAQFGLSSSARSLNLTEAFVVGNLKRNSPILLLDDIYTTGATARSAAQTLQQQGISVLGIGAIALAGQS; from the coding sequence ATGTCCCTTGCTGAACTGAAGCGCATGAGTATAGGTGGCTGGCTGTCGATTGGAAAAGCTTGGTCGGGTTTATTTTTAAAGTCAAGCTGTCCGTTGTGCGATCGCCCTGCTGAGGGGCAGTTGTGTGCGGCTTGCTTAAAGTCTTTGCGGCGCTGCCAGTTAGCCGATCCGCAACGGTTATGGCAAGCAGAATTACCTGTATTTGCTTGGGGTACTTATGGAGGCTTGCTCAAGCGGGCGATCGCAGTTTTAAAATATGAAAATCAACCTCAATTAGCCCGCGTCTTAGGGACGGAGTTGGCACAAGCTTGGCTGGATTCTGGGATCTCTTATCCGCGCGGAACGGGGGTTATTCCCATTCCTCTCCACGAAACGAAGCTGAAGCAGCGGGGTTACAATCAAGCGCAATTGTTGGCTGAACGATTTTGTGAAATTTCGGGTCTGCGTTTATATTCCTCCGGGTTAAAGCGGGTTCGCCAAACACAAGCCCAGTTTGGTTTATCTTCTTCAGCGCGATCGCTCAATTTGACCGAGGCGTTTGTGGTGGGAAACCTCAAGCGCAACTCTCCTATTTTATTACTTGATGATATCTATACGACCGGAGCAACTGCTCGCTCTGCTGCTCAAACGCTGCAACAACAAGGAATTTCGGTGTTGGGAATTGGGGCGATCGCGCTGGCGGGTCAATCTTGA